From the genome of Deinococcus radiotolerans, one region includes:
- the rpoB gene encoding DNA-directed RNA polymerase subunit beta, which yields MSLTGKGPRIERFGDIADVIPLPNLTEIQVNSFQAFLQADRAPDQRENVGLQSAFKEVFPIDETEKGRSTGLVLDFLEYRLGEPPYTPEECREKDVTYQAPMYAKLQLIHKDSGLIKEDQVFLGDLPLMTEDGSFVINGADRVIISQIHRSPGVYFTSSYKGIKKMYTGAIIPMPKRGPWIELEFAGGILEMKVNKRKFPVSLLLRVLGYDDTSLKALFTEFEPDMELPEDKSAGMGADEALLRLFTVLRPGDPPKRDKAIQYLYGLLADPRRYDLGEPGRFKMNTKLGVQRQERTLLNFEDGKFTDAGLVDTIRYLMALQYGRETVGMQGADGLHDVPVTEDDIDHLGNRRVRTVGELLADQLRVGMGRMARGVRERMLLGNPDAATPTKLVNNRPIVAAMREFFGRSQLSQFKDQTNPLSDLRHKRRISALGPGGLTRERAGFDVRDVHRTHYGRICPIETPEGANIGLISSLASYAKVNDLGFIEAPYRKVENGRVSDDVIYMTADIEDRYTVAQANSPLNDDGTFSDERVLARRKGDPLWYTPEEVDYMDVSPKQIVSINTSLIPFLEHDDANRALMGSNMQSQAVPLVRADSPAVGTGVERRVVTDSGTSVVSDVTGRVTYVDARNIQVTLTEDAPAIGYSAGNVRTFELVRFTRSNQGTNLDQHPIVDIGDTVTAGQVIADGPASDLGRLALGQNITIAIMPFDGFNFEDAICISEGLVRKDFYTSVHIEKDEIEARDTKLGPEKITRDIPGLSEAALRDLDEDGIVRVGAEVKPGDILVGKTSFKGESEPTPEERLLRSIFGEKAREVKDTSLRVQSGQGGIVVKTVRFRRGDEGVDLKPGVREMVRVYVAQKRQLQVGDKVANRHGNKGVVSKIMAPEDMPYLEDGTPVDLVFNPLGVPSRMNLGQILETHLGEVARLTGQKFETPVFDSVTEATIKEMLEVAAAERIQRNKDDGFELDKREQQVLDRAAKLGVISDTSGDYEKSQMELSRTGKSVLYDGRTGEPISGPVVVGTMYVMKLYHMVEDKLHARSTGPYSLITQQPLGGKAQFGGQRFGEMEVWALEAYGAAHTLQEMLTIKSDDIDGRDAAYQSIVKGEEVSGSTIPESFKVLVKELHSLGLDVEVLDNGDKAVDIFEGMMPKR from the coding sequence ATGAGTTTGACCGGTAAAGGACCCCGCATCGAGCGATTCGGTGACATTGCGGACGTGATTCCGCTTCCCAACCTGACCGAAATTCAGGTGAACTCCTTCCAGGCGTTCCTGCAGGCCGACCGGGCGCCCGACCAGCGCGAGAACGTCGGGTTGCAGAGTGCGTTCAAGGAAGTCTTCCCCATCGACGAGACCGAGAAGGGCCGCAGCACCGGTCTGGTGCTGGACTTCCTCGAGTACCGTCTGGGCGAGCCGCCGTACACCCCCGAGGAGTGCCGCGAGAAGGACGTCACCTACCAGGCGCCCATGTACGCCAAGCTGCAGCTGATCCACAAGGACAGCGGCCTGATCAAGGAAGACCAGGTGTTCCTGGGCGACCTGCCCCTGATGACCGAGGACGGCTCGTTCGTCATCAACGGCGCGGACCGCGTGATCATCTCCCAGATTCACCGCAGCCCCGGCGTGTACTTCACGAGCTCCTACAAGGGCATCAAGAAGATGTATACCGGCGCGATCATCCCCATGCCCAAGCGTGGCCCCTGGATCGAACTGGAGTTCGCGGGCGGCATCCTGGAAATGAAGGTGAATAAGCGCAAGTTCCCCGTGTCGCTGCTGCTGCGCGTGCTGGGGTACGACGACACCAGCCTCAAGGCGCTGTTCACGGAGTTCGAGCCGGACATGGAACTCCCCGAGGACAAGAGCGCGGGCATGGGCGCCGACGAGGCCCTGCTGCGCCTGTTCACGGTCCTGCGCCCCGGCGATCCGCCCAAGCGCGACAAGGCCATCCAGTACCTGTACGGCCTGCTGGCTGACCCGCGCCGCTACGACCTGGGTGAACCCGGCCGCTTCAAGATGAACACCAAGCTGGGCGTGCAGCGTCAGGAACGCACCCTGCTGAACTTCGAGGACGGCAAGTTCACGGACGCCGGCCTGGTCGACACCATCCGCTACCTGATGGCGCTCCAGTACGGCCGCGAGACGGTCGGCATGCAGGGCGCCGACGGCCTGCACGACGTGCCGGTCACAGAAGATGACATCGACCACCTCGGCAACCGCCGCGTGCGCACCGTGGGCGAACTGCTCGCCGACCAGCTGCGCGTGGGCATGGGCCGCATGGCGCGCGGCGTGCGCGAGCGCATGCTGCTGGGCAACCCCGACGCCGCGACCCCCACGAAACTCGTGAACAACCGCCCCATCGTGGCGGCCATGCGCGAATTCTTCGGCCGCAGCCAGCTCAGCCAGTTCAAGGACCAGACCAACCCCCTGTCGGACCTGCGCCACAAGCGCCGTATCTCCGCGCTGGGGCCGGGCGGTCTGACCCGCGAACGCGCCGGCTTCGACGTGCGCGACGTGCACCGGACTCACTACGGCCGCATCTGCCCGATCGAGACGCCCGAAGGTGCGAACATCGGCCTGATCTCCTCGCTGGCCAGCTACGCGAAGGTGAACGACCTGGGCTTCATCGAGGCCCCCTACCGCAAGGTCGAGAATGGCCGCGTCAGCGACGACGTGATCTACATGACGGCCGACATTGAGGACCGCTACACCGTGGCGCAGGCGAACAGCCCGCTGAACGACGACGGCACCTTCAGTGACGAGCGCGTCCTGGCCCGCCGCAAGGGCGACCCCCTGTGGTACACCCCGGAAGAAGTGGACTACATGGACGTGTCCCCGAAGCAGATCGTGTCCATCAACACGTCCCTGATTCCCTTCCTGGAGCACGACGACGCCAACCGCGCGCTCATGGGTTCCAACATGCAGTCGCAGGCCGTGCCGCTCGTGCGTGCCGACAGCCCCGCCGTGGGTACCGGCGTCGAGCGCCGCGTGGTGACCGACAGCGGCACCAGCGTCGTGAGTGACGTGACCGGCCGCGTGACGTACGTGGACGCCCGCAACATCCAGGTCACCCTGACCGAGGACGCGCCCGCCATTGGCTACAGCGCCGGCAACGTCCGCACCTTCGAACTCGTGCGTTTCACCCGCAGCAACCAGGGCACCAACCTCGACCAGCACCCCATCGTGGATATCGGTGACACCGTCACCGCCGGTCAGGTCATCGCCGACGGTCCCGCCAGCGACCTCGGCCGCCTCGCGCTGGGTCAGAACATCACGATTGCGATCATGCCGTTTGACGGCTTCAACTTCGAAGACGCGATCTGCATCAGCGAGGGTCTGGTCCGTAAGGACTTCTACACCAGCGTGCACATCGAGAAGGACGAGATCGAGGCGCGTGACACCAAGCTCGGGCCCGAGAAGATCACCCGCGACATCCCTGGCCTCAGCGAAGCCGCGCTGCGCGACCTCGACGAGGACGGCATCGTCCGCGTGGGCGCCGAAGTCAAACCTGGCGACATCCTGGTCGGCAAGACCAGCTTCAAGGGTGAAAGTGAACCCACCCCCGAAGAGCGCCTGCTGCGCAGCATCTTCGGCGAGAAGGCCCGCGAAGTGAAGGACACCAGTCTGCGCGTGCAGTCCGGTCAGGGCGGCATCGTCGTGAAGACCGTGCGCTTCCGCCGCGGCGACGAGGGCGTGGACCTCAAGCCCGGCGTGCGCGAGATGGTCCGCGTGTACGTGGCCCAGAAACGCCAGCTGCAGGTGGGCGACAAGGTCGCCAACCGCCACGGGAACAAGGGCGTGGTCTCCAAGATCATGGCCCCCGAGGACATGCCCTACCTGGAAGACGGCACCCCCGTCGACCTCGTGTTCAACCCGCTGGGCGTGCCCTCGCGCATGAACCTCGGGCAGATCCTGGAAACCCACCTGGGTGAAGTGGCCCGCCTCACGGGGCAGAAGTTCGAGACCCCGGTCTTCGACTCCGTCACCGAAGCGACCATCAAGGAAATGCTCGAAGTGGCCGCCGCCGAACGCATCCAGCGCAACAAGGACGACGGCTTCGAACTCGACAAGCGCGAGCAGCAGGTGCTTGACCGCGCCGCGAAACTCGGCGTGATCAGCGACACCAGCGGCGACTACGAGAAGTCCCAGATGGAACTCAGCCGCACCGGCAAGAGCGTCCTGTACGACGGCCGCACCGGCGAACCCATCAGTGGCCCCGTCGTGGTCGGCACCATGTACGTCATGAAGCTGTACCACATGGTGGAAGACAAGCTGCACGCCCGTTCCACCGGCCCTTACAGCCTCATCACCCAGCAGCCCCTGGGCGGTAAAGCCCAGTTCGGCGGTCAGCGCTTCGGGGAGATGGAAGTGTGGGCGCTTGAAGCGTACGGCGCCGCGCACACCCTCCAGGAAATGCTCACGATCAAGTCCGACGACATCGATGGCCGCGACGCCGCGTACCAGAGCATCGTCAAGGGCGAGGAAGTCTCGGGCAGCACCATTCCCGAGTCGTTCAAGGTGCTCGTCAAGGAACTCCACTCGCTGGGCCTGGACGTCGAAGTGCTCGACAACGGCGACAAGGCCGTCGACATCTTCGAAGGCATGATGCCCAAGCGCTAA